In a genomic window of Lepisosteus oculatus isolate fLepOcu1 chromosome 5, fLepOcu1.hap2, whole genome shotgun sequence:
- the LOC102696041 gene encoding claudin-8-like, with protein MDQRLLQIVALCLGLIGLFGASAATGMPMWRVTAFIGENIIVFETRWEGLWMNCFHQANIRMQCKVYDSLLILPPDLQAARGLMCCSIALGVLGLLIATMGMQCTVCIQDNDHTKGIILAIAGCILIVACLCVLIPVSWTAHVIIRDFYNPLLLDAQRRELGEALYIGWVSSGVMFASGIMFVCCNIPHSKASQGSFYPPNPRLTAYQPAVLQQDLPAV; from the coding sequence ATGGATCAGCGGCTGTTGCAGATCGTTGCCTTATGCCTGGGCCTCATCGGCCTTTTTGGAGCCTCTGCCGCCACGGGTATGCCGATGTGGAGAGTGACAGCTTTTATCGGGGAGAACATCATCGTGTTCGAGACCCGCTGGGAAGGGCTGTGGATGAACTGCTTCCATCAGGCCAACATCAGGATGCAGTGCAAAGTCTACGACTCCCTGCTGATCCTGCCTCCGGACCTCCAGGCCGCCCGGGGACTGATGTGCTGCTCGATTGCTCTGGGGGTCTTGGGCCTGCTGATAGCCACCATGGGGATGCAATGTACTGTCTGCATTCAGGACAATGACCACACAAAAGGGATCATCCTTGCCATTGCTGGTTGCATTTTAATTGTCGCCTGCCTTTGTGTCCTTATCCCAGTGTCCTGGACCGCCCACGTGATCATCAGGGACTTCTACAATCCCCTGCTCCTGGATGCTCAGAGACGAGAGCTGGGAGAAGCCCTGTACATAGGGTGGGTGTCTTCGGGTGTCATGTTTGCTAGCGGGATAATGTTTGTATGTTGTAACATTCCCCACAGTAAAGCGTCACAAGGATCTTTTTACCCACCAAACCCTAGACTAACTGCATACCAACCAGCTGTTTTGCAGCAGGATCTGCCGGCAGTGTAG